The genomic region CTCGCGTTTTTACATATATTGTTGTGTCATATATATtttgttcgagcttgctcgcaagccgtcacTATATTCTGTTGCACGAGTTCTGTTCGCAAATTATTGTTGTAtatctattctggttcattatactttgtctGTCTAAATCTAttattcgcagctttattcagcaataccctgctcctcgatatcttccatgccccgccgcgccggtagaagctatcaaatcggtaaattggtgcgacacACTGTGGGTTGAaacacgaaaaacgcggacaaaagtcatttttctgactaaacgaaacatgtaaaattgtattattaactTGTCAGTAGATAAATGAGGCatcattttccaaaattccataTCTATATCCTACAATTAAAtgctaaagttcaataaaaattcatgagcttatcttctcctgaattttttagaatatcGTCTCATTTAGTACGTTATAACTTAATACACGTATGAGTAAGGATGTTTTGCATGTACTTAGCTGAAagcgtgtttcaagacgaaaaTAATAAGCATGGATTTGATATGCTTTTGTTGTATATAGCCCCTATAAACATTGATGAAACAAAGAGTAATTTTCAAGCTTTTTTTCTATTCAAATACAGTTATAAACCGAACGCCAACGATCgccacaataaaatttatacaacgTTATTGGTAGACATGTGTACAATAAAACTAAAAAGGTTTCACCTGCAGATAGCAGCAGATGTGTATACTGTCTCACAAAAACGATGACGCGCGAGGTGAATGCGCGGTTGCGCCGCACAGTGTgtaaaaccgatgaattctgtgtcaaaatcaaagaacttttgatagaaatgagatagaactatgaattttttttaaatgaaagctgaaactttgcagaatatgggataattatgaaaattgtggtacgaacgttttttaacattgagaaaattcgttaaacgtgcacaatttcaagaaaattgtggtttttccaatactacgcacggaaaacattttttcttatcatgctatatatcatttccagtagattttttcacgctgatttcaaatctggtatcaaaatttgtctacgacctcagaattttgcaacaaatttaattttttgtgaacacaacttatgaaatcattttttcgtttaaagaaaacgataacttttttaatattgtactatacgatttgacaataaaaaaaatatcataGGCCGAGCCCTTCGTGAACCCTCTATTTATGTAAATCCGTTACTATCCGCGAACGTGAAatcacatacacatacatacacatcgGTGAAGAAGACAACAGTGAAGAGGATGACTATGGGATATGGTCCGGCGATTAACATAAAGTAAATTATACTACAATTTATACTATAAATAGCTTAAAAATAtaccattattaataataaaacaattaataacatgtacgtcccaattcgagaaaaccgtttctaaaaaaaccttacataacttttatgggtttggaattaaacaaaatctgattgttaatttgaattcagcacctcaaaatctataaaacgataccatttttattaatttaaacttagaaatagcttcagaaatgatttttgtccgcgtttttcgcgtttcaacccaCTGTGCGACAGCTCCGCTCCGAAGGCGAGGGCACCGCCTACAACCCATATTTGGGAATCACCAAGCGACCCAAGGTTATCCGCGACACCCCTTTCTCTCGTAACATCACGTTAGTGGACAACCGGAGCACCGGAACACCCCCGCGACGTGAAGAAGTGAACGCGGAACGCGTCGAAACccctccgcgacgcgaagaaacGGTCATTGAACGGTCCGATTCCGTGCCGCCTCCCTCGTGGAGATTGATACCGCTTCGGATCGTTCCGAGTCTCCCTCCGTTGGAAAAAATCTGCATAGAAGATCCGCGCtacgaacgttacgtcgtccgtAGAATcctcaccctaaggtggtattactaaaagtgtcgttcccagtgaccgattgtagtgatcgcgaaagtgtgtgtgcgtgtgttgtTTCATTGGGTTGTTCGAATTCGATCTATTCCTCATATTCCTCAGACTCGCTATATTCGTTCCTCTAACCCTAAATTGGtgtttcaatcgtgtacgtctgagcccagagagtgctcggtaccgagagaacactaatttccttctatcAAACTTCCAGTTACGAAGCAAGCAAACCCACGCGtccggacgagttgcacacacccacatagtgacacttcgaccactgggaaccgtcACTACCACCGCGTCGTGTGTCatttctacgcggtgttcacgacggacgacgtccgtctcggttcgcatttattcccctcttcgccttttcaacaacagacaccggtatcgggtccctgatcagacgtggacgttacgcgccacgtggatctaagatcgtcttaataaattactcggttacgtccccgctcGTTCCGCTTCATTCTGTCGGACCATTTCCGACCTGGGACGTAACACACATATCCTCAAGCAATATTAGTGCTCcattgaaaatgttttccgaATATTGTACATCCAGGCCGGGGTTGTCTCTGCGTTCTCGGAGAAGTATGTCTTCGCTCATATTTTCTTTGTGTTTTTCCCATAGATCTTTCGGATCAGATGGCGCACAGGTTGTCAAGATTATGGCGAACAGAGTTCGTATTTGGTGAGCATGACGTGTTTCAGATGCTTCTGTCAATGTGTTGTCCCAATGTTGATCATTTTCAAGCAAACCAAGTTTGAAACATGCTTCTCTGTATGTCTGGCATACTTGACCATCGATGGTTTTGACTGCTTGAAACGATGTTGGTCCTTTGACCACGTGAAGCAGCATTCGCAAATAGTAGCATTCACTATTATTCGGATGAACAGTATATACTCGTTCCAATGTTCCAGAGAAAAATATGCCAGCTATTGAAGAATGCCTGGCGCCTCGTTTTCTTCTGTAAAATTTCTTCGTCGATTGATTCCAAGTGTAATATTGCGGGACTTCATGATATAacaacgttttcgcgaattcgTCAGTTGCACACAATTGGAAAAAAGCGGTCAACGTTGTGTTTGGTGGGTCTGCAGCTCTCTGGGGTGCATTCTCTTCTGTGAAGTAGACTCGTTGACCGTTTTCCAAGTGAACACTGATATGTATAACAGCAGGAAAGCGTTCATGAATATCGAAACCAAGAATTCGCCAAACAGCTTCATTACTATTAATATAACGTCCCATTTGAAATTGTTCTACTTCATTAACGGGAGTATTGGGATTCGCAAGTCCGAAAACTGCCATATCGCTGcctttatttacatatttacatatgtatttaaTCGATTTAACTGAATTGCAGGCTTCTACGTTTATATGCGCATTGAATGATTTGGAAAGAATAGGAGAATAGGGCACAATCCACTGGttatcaattttgaaataaacgTTATTGATTTTGATAGTTGTTGTGTGTCACGTTGACGTggatactttttagtgcattttccaTCTTTCATGCATGGTGAATGTGGGTTGTATAGTACACATGGTCCGTGAATCATATGTTTTTTgacaatttcaaataattctggATCTTCTTCTGGATCGGGCAGCTCAGCATTAATAATATCGTCAATTTGAGTTCGAGCAATTCTTTCAACCAACCAAATTAAGATGTGGGCATGTGGTAGACCTCTTTTCTGCTATTCAATCGAATACATCCAGCAGCGAGTTTCTCCGTATATATGATTCTTAGTGATGAGATCCataaatcgtattaatttttgtttaaaaactcTCGCTATGAGGTCATGCCGATGGGATGGTTGCTGGCCAAGTAGAAGTAAATCTTTGATTTCAGTCCAAGATTGATTGCATGTGAACGTGATAAAAAGATCTGGAAGTCCGTATTTGCGAACATATGTTAGAGCATCCTGAGCATATTCTTGCATATGTCTTGGACTTCCAGTATACGAAGCTGGAAGTATAACCATTTGTCCAATGTTAGCAACTGTTTCATTATTCGCAATTGCATCTGGCAAATGAATGTAATCTTCAACTCGAAGCTTCGATTGATTGTAACGAATGTAATTGAGTCGTTCACTTTCGACTTTAGCGTACATATCAACGATGAATTGTTGGAAAAGTTACGACACTTCAGGATATGGTTACATTGTTGGGATCGAATTATGATACggtatgcataaaaatccatacAACTGACTCTTTTCGTTGTCGCAGCACCTGTGATGGGATTAGTTTGATAAACTTCGGAATGATATCCGTTTCTCCTCGCGGAAACAGTATTGGATATTGAAGAGCATCTTACGATCGGTGTGTTTCAGCAACACGTTGCTTGGTTTAATCTCGTCTGTTGATAACAATATCTCGGCGGGTGATCTCTGTTCCGACAATTACAGCTGCTACTTCAGGggctgcgccgcgccggcaagcgagtgtcggtggtacgccgtgacatcgcaacgaacaagagtttctcgataatgtgaatcctctctgatttcgataagctttggatacgttgtcaagaccatgattctgaacaacatttctctttagactttttggcgatcggctttagtttacgagataatcgttaaaaaagagaagaagcagaaactgattgaattaaaaactcacgtattcagccgtaaatccatttgctgcttcgaaatgtgtgtcactgggtcactcggtgacgaactgcacagatgtcttcaggtacacggcagtaccaaAAGCCAAGGGacatacggccaggtcgacgaactgcacagccggtggtagaaggcctaagggatgcgcggtcaagtcgacgatccagaatttcactttcactttcgaatcgataaataattcgtatgtttatttcacacagatgccttgaaatttctccacactcacaatcactgttcacatttgtcaacacataattatgcactaataataattgccatataccttgtactgctgcataaatcacaacaatcaggtaatccaTGTAAtacaatcactagactgcggatttcatgcatttgtagcaaacatgagtaggtgcattttaagacagtagagagattaaaataatttcataacaccaatgtattattttcaacttcttaaaatgatcacagtaagaatcaaatatccgtttggctcctgtcccttgtaatagcggcagccagctttcattttacataaagatccgcagtgtagtgattagtttaaatatcactatcaaaaacacagctaacaGCAACCGTTAGCTgcgaattgacaagtctttggagatgttctctctaccgcggctcgaacgacactgattttccgcaagatttttctaaagaatttaggaagggcatttagagtgtcgaaattcgaaatgcacgctgtagcacgtttacgaaaacgaagagacggttagacgaaaaataggatacgagaaggaccgcttaaagatttatggcaatcacatgttcagtttttcctgcagattggtacgcagagtcgatgggtaaccgttcgaaaacgtcgtatGTCctccttttagaaagtttcttaaggaaggtataggacaatagggatggtacgctgacctgacatttttaccccttgctgggtaaaaggacggatgacgttttcgaacgcgcggttacccatcgactctgcctaccaatctgcaggaaaaactaaacatgtgtttgccgtaaatcttacagcggttCTTCGCGCGTTCTGTTCTTCGTCAaacgtcccgtcgttttcgtaaacgtgctacagcgtgcatttcgaatttcgacactctaaatgcccttcctaaattctttagaaaaatcttgcggaaaatcagtgtcgttcgagccgcggtagagaaaACATCTCCagagacttgtcaattcaaagctaacggttgctattagctgtgtttttgatagtgatatttaaactaatcactagactgcggatctttaggcaaaattaatgttggctgccgctattacaagggacagaagccagacagatatttgattctcactgtgatcattttaagaagttgaaaataatactatggtgttttgaaattattttaatctctctactgtattaaaatgcacctactcatgtttgctcaAATGCATgatatccgcggtctagtgattgcattacctgattattgtgatttgtgcagcagtacaagggatatggcaattattattagtgcataactatgtgttgacaaatgtgatcagtgattgtgagtgtggagaaatttcaagacacacatttcgaagcagcaaatggatttacggctgaatacgtgagtttttaatacaatcagtttctgcttcttctctttttttacgataacctcgtaaactaaagccaaccgccaaatagtctaaagagaaatgttgttcagaataatggtcttgaccacatatccaaagctcattgaaatcggatagaagctagtagtacatcgatcccatggatttacaagtaaagtttctcgcgataatctcgtaaactaaagccgatcgccaaaaagtctaaagagaaatgttgttcagaataatgatcttgatcacatatccaaagctcattgaaatcggagagcattcacataatcgagaaactcttgttcattgcgatgtcacggcgcacagtggtctaaacaggcgatttagctggacaaaattattctagcattattttaagacttaaagccgtagttaagtaggtcattggattcgtcttgacaccagctacaacaatatgtaataaaaaatacttagtggtgtttaaaaaattaacataaacatatttttttattaaaaaaaaaatttttgtaaaatttttttattgggatttatagatgactgagtatcgattaacttttgttggaaacattttcttgccagattatccgaaatgttcaaaacatcgtgATGACAATTGGGCATTTGCGTCGAAAAGCTGATAGAACTACTTTTGAATCATTCTATTATTATTCTACTATCGCCTGTTGTCTCTTAATTGGTCGGCGTCTTTaaccgaaaaaatttttttttctaaaaaaaatcattttcaaaatttaaaaaaaattataaattttcaaaattgtttgcataaatTTTAGGGGCCCAAAAATACGATATCGCTTTTACTCCAATCATGTtttgatatctttttgtcattCGTGGCTTACGTAGAAGAGAATCATAGAGATGATTCGAAATATATCGACATTGAATTACTAAAAACTGTCTCAAATTCAAACGTGCAAGTTCGtgcaaatgaaattgattttttcggacACTCTAGACTTCTAGAAAGATGTTCCAACATGTTCCATCCTAAAGATATTTAAAGGTTTTTTTGCGAGACTGTCAAAGTTTGAATGCTATATACGTTTGAagtatactttcatttttaagcaaataaacaatatatttaagttttatttgagttttgtccttttggttcatgctggtatccatcatagaatgaaaaattccacaaatatttccactactagatgttcacaacgagatatactaatgaatagtgaggtgtcgaacgacgatgaagaaatacgaagttgaaaaatgagttgttcgtgggggtatattttattatggggTGATAAAAAGGGAAAAACAGCAGTGGTTCATCTTACCTGGTACCTTACCTCTCATTTACCGAAGCGGGAAATTTTCCTGCTGGATTTCCATTTTttgggttttgtccagctaaatcgcctgtttagaccactgtgcggcgtaccatcgacactcgcttgccggcgcggcacggcgcacagtgggctggatcgagaaatttagtgacatcttgttataactcttgaaccataagagatatcgggatgaaatttgcactaaaattcatttaaaaaatagtgaattttaactgtaaacaaataaaattttttctattttgttaaacaataattgttaattaattttcattgaatttttgtattaaaataaaattgtttaagtataatcttccaaactattttttacttactaaatatgtattttatatttacatttcatacatgtaatgttttatagaatacgtaaaatataaattcaagaaatctttttataatcaacgcaAACAAAATGTACTGAGGAGGTAAAAACGtctcacaagcgtgtcaaaagatattttttataataatttataataattataaataattgttcaatttaattgttttaaaatcatgtctattctatatattacgacctttgttatttcgtattatttcatgtatgtgtaatgtgtttataaaagataaaaatatcaacaaaaagataacaaatataaaagataagccaattatcttaccaaaacgtttttaaattgATGGTAACTGGTAAACTTTTTTGCACTATGCATGAGCATAGTATCGTCTTTGTTATAACAAATGCTTAAACGTCATTGTACTTACCAAATttccaaatttatatatttatctatatttatgtattatgtatattaatatcacaaATGTGTCAATACTTGATAAACTTAATAACGCTTAAATACACTTAATAAACTTAATAATACTTAAATACACTTAATaaactatacatatacttatttaagaaactcttagtctagttatattattaccgttcattatatttttaacaataattttttttttatttaattaattgttaaaaattacatacttgttttaggtaggtacgaactttcaatgcaattgcaaaaatattcatatttggatggtatttaagtactatatgtgagttgctatgcgtcaggtggcacgtcccgataactttaaacaatcataacttccaatatcggatcggttcggatatgatttttgtggggatatgtagaggaaggtccaatgaaaatgatctgacttaTCCGATTAGGTTCCGTTAGGTTCCCTAAAAgatacaccttgcaaattctaagaaagtatacagattttattcatttcattaaatattaattgttaatagattgcgagcaaccatcctcaactaacagcgttaattgttaccgcaaaggactgtttttcatttacacaaaagacccagaagaaatattaaatagggtaatcaggacacctcgatgaaaagaagcaatttttcgctgaaaaatactgcatcccaaatgtctatctttgtcaatttatattaactacagtttttgtgaacgaacattaatattttccgcttcgatgttgatggacatttaggaagcaatacgaatttattagaaatcgatatgagaaagtcgactctttcgtgaaatgtcactaaatttctcgcggcgcacagtgggacgaatGTATCGAAATGCTGGACATCGCGTTTTGCATCCCTTTAAGTTTTTGTATCGCCTTGAGATTTTAAATATCCATGTTTTCAGTAGCATAGAATACGAATCTGAAGTC from Lasioglossum baleicum chromosome 2, iyLasBale1, whole genome shotgun sequence harbors:
- the LOC143219860 gene encoding uncharacterized protein LOC143219860 gives rise to the protein MAVFGLANPNTPVNEVEQFQMGRYINSNEAVWRILGFDIHERFPAVIHISVHLENGQRVYFTEENAPQRAADPPNTTLTAFFQLCATDEFAKTLLYHEVPQYYTWNQSTKKFYRRKRGARHSSIAGIFFSGTLERVYTVHPNNSECYYLRMLLHVVKGPTSFQAVKTIDGQVCQTYREACFKLGLLENDQHWDNTLTEASETRHAHQIRTLFAIILTTCAPSDPKDLWEKHKENMSEDILLRERRDNPGLDVQYSENIFNGALILLEDMCVTSQVGNGPTE